A part of Citrifermentans bremense genomic DNA contains:
- a CDS encoding mercuric reductase, with translation MSENILFQPDSAENRELEWNVRPPGWQNPVPSGRYNLVVVGAGTAGLVCAAGAAALGARVALVERLALGGDCLNVGCVPSKALLRASRAVFDARGIGGFGVVGGERLQADFSVALKRMRGLRAGISSHDSALRFRDQLGVDVYLGQGTFTAADALHVDGATLRFAKAALCTGARAAIPPVPGLEELGCLTNETVFSLTSLPQRFAVIGSGPVGCELAQAFARFGSKVTLIERGAGILAREDRDAAAILETAFRREGIQLELRAKLVRAWSSGSEKRLLLERDGAEFEVAVDAVLVGAGRAPNTDGLGLEAAGVEFDGSGVKVNDFLQTSNRRIYAAGDICSAYKFTHVADAQARVVIENALFPGRRKNSALTVPWCTYTDPEVAHVGIYEADAAAHGVEVRTLTIPFAEVDRAVLDGETEGFARVHLKKGSDTILGATIVARHAGEMIVEVVLAIGAGLGLSAIGRTIHPYPTQAESLRKLADSYNRGRLTPSVKKLMTAWLAWQRKW, from the coding sequence ATGAGTGAGAACATCCTGTTTCAGCCTGACAGCGCAGAGAACCGGGAACTTGAGTGGAACGTGCGCCCCCCAGGTTGGCAAAACCCGGTGCCGTCCGGGCGCTACAACCTCGTCGTTGTCGGCGCCGGGACCGCGGGGCTAGTCTGCGCCGCAGGGGCGGCTGCGCTTGGTGCGCGCGTGGCCCTGGTCGAGAGGCTGGCTCTGGGGGGGGACTGCCTGAATGTGGGATGCGTGCCGTCGAAGGCGCTGCTCCGGGCCTCGCGTGCCGTTTTCGATGCGCGCGGAATCGGCGGTTTCGGAGTAGTGGGGGGGGAACGGCTTCAGGCGGATTTCAGCGTGGCGCTAAAGCGTATGCGCGGGCTGAGGGCCGGGATCAGCAGCCATGACTCAGCGCTTCGCTTCCGGGACCAACTGGGGGTAGACGTGTACCTGGGGCAGGGGACGTTCACCGCTGCGGACGCGCTCCATGTCGATGGGGCAACGCTCCGTTTCGCCAAGGCCGCACTCTGCACCGGCGCCCGGGCGGCCATTCCACCCGTACCCGGTCTGGAGGAGTTGGGATGCCTGACCAACGAGACTGTCTTCTCCCTCACCTCGCTTCCGCAAAGGTTCGCTGTCATCGGTTCGGGCCCGGTCGGTTGTGAACTGGCGCAGGCTTTCGCGCGCTTCGGCAGCAAGGTGACCCTGATCGAGCGGGGAGCGGGGATCCTCGCGCGCGAGGACCGGGACGCGGCGGCAATTCTCGAAACCGCCTTCAGGCGCGAGGGGATACAGCTGGAGCTCAGGGCGAAGCTCGTCCGTGCCTGGAGCAGCGGTTCCGAAAAGCGACTTCTCCTGGAGCGGGACGGGGCAGAGTTCGAGGTTGCAGTCGACGCCGTCCTGGTTGGGGCCGGGCGCGCGCCCAACACCGATGGGCTGGGGCTAGAGGCGGCGGGAGTCGAGTTCGACGGAAGCGGCGTCAAGGTGAACGATTTCCTGCAGACCTCGAACCGGCGTATCTATGCCGCCGGAGACATCTGCTCCGCCTATAAATTCACCCACGTAGCCGACGCGCAGGCGAGGGTCGTGATAGAAAACGCCCTTTTCCCCGGCCGGAGGAAGAATTCCGCCCTGACCGTGCCCTGGTGCACCTATACCGACCCCGAGGTGGCGCATGTGGGGATCTACGAAGCGGATGCCGCGGCTCATGGAGTCGAGGTGCGGACCCTCACAATCCCCTTCGCCGAGGTGGACCGCGCCGTCCTGGACGGGGAGACGGAAGGGTTCGCGCGGGTGCATCTGAAAAAAGGAAGCGACACCATACTGGGAGCGACCATCGTGGCGCGCCACGCTGGAGAGATGATAGTCGAGGTCGTCCTTGCCATCGGCGCCGGCTTGGGGCTCTCCGCGATAGGGCGCACTATCCACCCCTACCCCACCCAGGCCGAGAGCCTGAGAAAGCTCGCCGATTCCTACAACCGCGGCAGGTTGACTCCCTCGGTCAAGAAGCTGATGACGGCCTGGCTAGCCTGGCAAAGAAAGTGGTAA